The segment CATATACCCCAAaatcttcaattaaaaaatgccCCAAACCCCAATTCAAAAGTCAAAACCTTTACCCAATAAACCAAACCCCACTTGCTCAAAAAAATAATCCCAACACCCCAACTACACAAAATCACTCATATCAAACAAGTAAATAtcataaaaccctaaaacacaaacaaagaaaaaacccataaaaaaaacacagtaaataaaaatgaaaacaaaaaattgacaaacCTTGTGCCCCATCTTCCTTGTCATcctcgtcgtcgtcgtcgtcatCGTCATCATCCTCGTCATCCTCGTCCTTCACATCCTCAACAACAACCTCGTCGTTCTGCTAagacacacacatacacaaaactcaaagcccaaaaagcaaaaagacCCAGAAACTAAATGAAGCATAGAGTGAAGAATGGGTTACCTGGGGTTCAAGAGTCTTCTGGGGCTCGTCGGTGGTTGGGGTCTGGAGCAAGGTCTCGGGCTCGGCGGCCTCAACAACTGGTCCTGGTGACATGGCTTTGAAGCACTTTGATTTTTAGGGGTTTGGTCTTTATCTTTTGGTGcttggaagaagaagatgaggaggCGAGAGAAAATTGAGGGACTGAGGTATCAATAGGTGATAGCCTTCTTTTGTCTCTGTGAATAATAAGCTGAGGCTTTTGTTTTGTGTGCGGGGGACTGTGTGTGAAATAAGATAAGGGTTTTCTCATGAATTGGGCCAACTTTGAGTCCATTTTGAATGtgaggagcccataagtaaaggatccatatataaataaataaatacattaacatataatataaaaatatatatatattttgtccttaaacttttGTAAGAGGTTCATTTTTtatccacaaaattttttttttaaaaaaaattttggtaaaatacAGTTAGCAATCTTGAACTTTAGGTTAATGCTAGTGagattcaaaatttttcaaaattgaccaaCTTAGTTCCTAATCActatgaaaaataagaaaaatgagtaATGATATAAGGTTTAAATTGGATTTATCAACTTAGGAATCAAGTTTGTcagttttgacttttgaaaagTCTGGACTTAGATGAAATTAGGGCAAAACTTAGAGCTACTAActgtattttacctttttttttttttacataaactTTGAAAACATTCCACCATATATCTTTTCATCATCTCATGTTAACTTTTTATCTTATGTATAAGAGCATTAGCAGTGGAGGGTGTAAAACCCCCCAAGTGGCTATTTTAGCTCCTCATATGTCCAAAACCACCAACATCCGGGTTGGTAAATCCAAAACTTTTTCCCACCCAGCTACAGTAAGGTTGTAAATTTACAACCTACTGTAGTTGAGATGTAAACATAAATATACTTATTTAATTCACTTTCTCTCTAGCTGGTAGTGTAGATTTGatggagagagaagaagagaggaaaaaaaagggaagaaaaagatgggaaagaagagagagaaatgagttgtttatattattggatgtaatagtttatattattttaatgagttatatgtaaaaataaaaactaagatgttgtgtgagttgtaaaatgagttgataaaatagataaaataggttttgaaaatataaaatagacaTTTTTTTGCATCTTTGGATACTAGTGCTCTAAtgtatcataaaaaaaataaaataaataaaatactaagatcatatatttttatcattagatAATTAACAAGGaccaatatcattaaaaaaatacaaaaaaggaaATAACACGTGGCACCAAATGATTGATTATACGCACGgctaactttataaattgacaaaaacacCCCTCTCCATCTAGACTGTCAACTCAGATTGACAAAAAACAATCCTTAAATCTCAAATTAGGGCTCAGAGAAAACCCGCCAAATACTAAATGAAAACCCCAAATTCatatgcatttttgtttttgtgtgaacattttgtttttacttcACAGAAGGAAAAGGCAATCATGTGAGAATTCTAACATAACAGCACCTTTATTCAGTGGCGTAaagtatgcatatatatatCGTCTTCTAAGACCATCACTAAGGTTTTGGAGGTTTTCCATAACTAAGAGATAGTTTTGTGCCAATTATCAGGGTGGAAGGAAAAGCTCTTATCGAATGCAGGTAAGGAGATACTAATAAAAGCAGTAGGCCAAGTAATTCCCTCTTACACAATGAGTCGCTTTAAACTCCCGGACTCCTTGTGTGATGAGCTTGCTGGCATGGTTCCCAAATTCTGGTGGGGACAAAACAATGGGGCGGACAAAATGGCTTGGCTTAGTTGGGAGAAGATGTGCACACCGAAGGAGGCGGGTGGTATGGGTTTTAGAGACCTCAAGGCTTTTAACTTAGCATTACTTGCCAAACAAGGGTGGCGGCTTCAAACATGCACCGGGTCCTTATTTTACAGAGTCTTCCAAGCCAAATACTTTCCAGATAGAGATTTTCTCTCAACCACCTTGGGCACTAAACCGTCGTATGCCTGGAGAAGCATATTCGCTGCACAACAGATTGTCCGGAAAGGTAGTCGCTAGTGGATAGGAAATGGAGCAAAAGTTCATATCTGGGGAGACCGTTGGCTTCCATTGTCATCCACTTACAAAGTGGTCAGCCTTGCCCAACTGTGGGGAATGACTTACTAGTGGCAACGTTGATTGATGGCCAGAGAGGAGAGTGGGATTTTGATGCTCTCCAAAGCACTCTCATCCCCAAGGATGTTGAGTCTGTCCTCACCATAGCACTCAGTCCGACTTTACCTGAGGACCGTCTCATCTGGGCCCTCACTTCATCGCGGAAATTCACGGTAAAATCGGCATATAGGCTTGCATTGGAGGAGAGAACTGACCATGGAGTTCAAGAAAGCTCAAATGCTACGTGCATGAAGAAGTTCTGGAGGTTTATTTTGCGACTAAGGGTCCCTAATAAAATTCGAAGTTTCACGTGGTGTGCTTGCAGAAATATTCTGCCCACGAAAACCAACCTTTTTCGTCGAAAGATAACACCGGATAGCATCTGTGAGGTATGTGGCAATTTTGAGGAGACAACAAGTCACGTGCTCTGGCACTGTCACCGTGCGAAGGAAGTATGGAAGGAGGTGGGTTTGGACACAGACAAGGTCATGGACAAATGTCCCGAGTTCCTAGACTTGGTGTGGTATGCTCGAAACGTGAATCAGTGGACGGAGGAAGATATTGGATTGATGGTCATGACGGCATGGGGTATTTGGACAAACCGGAATGAGGTACGTCACGAAAAGAATAGGAAGCCAGCAGCTGTTCTTGCTAAGTGGACAGAAAGCTATTTGGAGGATTATTTAATGGCTAATCATTCCACTAGGCCCTACAAGGAGTCAACGGAAGCAACATGGCAACTTCCCAAACCTCCATGGTTCAAAGCTAACATGGATGGTGCGGTATTTGCCCAGCAAAAGGAGGCCGGTGTGGGGGTTGTGATACGGGACCACTTCGGTGCGGTGGTGGCGGCAGTAAGCAAGAAGCTGAAAGCTCCTCTGGGCGCTCTTGAGGTGGAAGCTAAAGCAATGGAGGAAGCCGTTAATTTCGCATGGGATATGGGGATTCGAGAGTGCATCTTTGAGAGTGATTCTCTAATAGTGGTAAATGCTATGCTTCGCCTCACAGACCCACCCTAGACCATAGCTAATAATATAGCAGGGTCTTTGTCCCATCTCTTCAAGTTCCGTGCTGTCAGCTTCAGTCATGTGCCTCGGGCTGGGAATAAAGCTGCCCACATATTAGCACAAGTCGCTAGAGGCTTGTCAGGTCTGCATGCTTGGGTTGAAGAAACACTGGGTTGTATTGAGAACGTGGTGTCCCAGGATGTATTATTTTTGTCTTAGTTTGAATAAAAGTCTTGGTATtcacatcaaaaaaagaaaaaaaaaaagagatagttTTGTGCCAATTTGGATTGGGTACATAGTGGGAGGGGTGTGTTTCAATAAATTTCAAACATCCAATATTGCGTGTgactaatcattttttttttttttgagaaatgtgTGACTAATCATTTGGTGCCATGTGTTGTATCTTTATTTTAAACGAATTGGTCCATGTTAGATTATCTAATGCTATAAATATACCATAATGGCATTCTGTTCAAGACATAGAATAAAAGtcaaaataagttgacaaaaggATATAAACTagaatgtttttaaaattttaggaatgagtttttttacaaattggtgatgaaaaacaaatttcaagCAAAGATTATGAGAAGATAACTAAGATGAAGAATACaggttcttttttctctttttatttatttattaagctTTTAATTTAAGATAGTTATCATCTAAGCTTTTAAGCGAGGGTTGGTCTGGAATTCGGTATTGACTATTGACACTCTCTTCTATTATAATTTGGACTTTTGAGTAAGACCAAtgaaagctttttattttttttggttgaaaagtatatatatatatatacacacactagctTGAAATGGATTTTGTACCCTTCCAAGAGTCCTCTAATTTTTTGCACAAACATTAGGTCATTAATCTGCAAATTTCTCAGTACCTTCATCTTCAAATACATATACACCAATTGATTCATCccctaaatcttttttttttttcttgtgaaataaaacttttattgcaTGGGTGacaagggttaaaaaaaaaaaaaaaaaaaactaggttcCTCTCCtctaaaattgcaaaaaatgcATTAGGGGGAGGGAGCCCGGCCcacaaaagaattaaaaagagCCCATTTAGTCAACACGTGGGTAGAATCTCTAGGAACCCAACCAAAAGAACAGAGCAAAATCCTAAGTTTAATTATGCAATAATATATCCACACACACTACTTGCAATTTTCCAACTAGATGACCTCCCTAAGTTGTTGATGGCCACTACACAAGACAAACAATCTCCTTTGACAGAAATCTTTAGCAATAGGAAAATGGTGATGTATATCAAATAACTCATTAGACAAAGCACTAATTActtatatttattaattcttCACATTGTGATAAATACAAGATGTTTGAAACATATCCACACAAACAAAAGGATATTCATAGTTTACAAATGCGAGTATATCTACATAAAGAATGCATTTACTAAGAATAATGTTAGTTACAGAACAATTTTCATCAtgtttttttcataaataaaatcctTTCACTCAGGGCAACCACAAACACTGCTTTTATTATACATCAATCATAACGGACCATGTgaacaattgtgaaaaaaatgtTGCTGAAAATGATAGGTGCCAATACTTATTGATTTacttaatgagaaagaaagataaTCTAATTCTACAAGCATAATTCAGTTCAAAGGCTAAGAAAAATACAGGTACAGAAAAAGAACTGCTTTTAGAAAGGTTAGGCTatccatctttttcttttcagatAAATGTCACTGCTagcttttaaatttcaaattacttAATGCACTAATTTCATGCTGTTACATCACCTTCTGTATCAGACTACAAAACAAAATGCACTCCACTTATAACTAAAATGGACGAATTTCATTTGATCCCAACTCTCTCTCCATTCTTTACAAATACTAGGATATCTACATATGTCAATGATGACACATATTCCTCTTCAAAATGAAAAGACCTCTAAAAAACAGAAAGCTATATGTGACCCAAACATTAAACTCTAAAGCTAGAATTTGACAGCCTCATAGCAAAATAATTTACTTAATCTCTGCCATATGCCATTAAAGGTGGGTTGCCTCTTCTCAAATTCTTTTGGAACTCCCAATATTCTACGTGCTCTGAAGCATGGCAATGTGCTGGTTCAGGCTCTGTCCAGTACTTGCATGGTGCAGCTGAATCGCAAACGTAACAATAACACTGCATTCCATCAATATTCGAAAATTTATCAGTATATCTTTATGTATAACAGGTATAAACTATATGCACTTAAACACTGATTAAATTAGCTGTTAAATAAAACTATCACCATCTTGCAGTAGTTCTCATGAGGTGTTGTATGAAAGGGGAAGTTGAGACATGCATGCCTTGAATGTGGATAATCTCTAAGAGCCACCTATTTATCattaatcaaattatatatCAAAACCTCTCAGtaaaacacacatacaaacacaaacacttCCAATGATACTAATTTATTGAGATTGTAAATATAACACACTGATAACACAAAAGCAAGTTAACCAGACATCaagtttgtgaaaaaaaaaagtgcaatcCATACCTGGCCTTTTTCAGCAATAACAAAGAGATCATTAGCACCATCAGGATGACCATCAATAAGATTATTGTTCGTGGAGAGGTTGAAGACGTCGAGGGGCTCGTAAGGGTCGAACTCCAAGATGAAACAGTCCTCTATTTCTTCTATGCGCTTCATGTCCGCCTTTTCTTTGAGACAAAATATGGATCTAATTGGAGACccaatagaagaagaagaagaaatgccTCCGACTTCATAATAACTTGATTCATCTGAAGAAGTAATTGACTTCATCTGACAAACaagttttctctctttctcggatGAGAAGGGTGATATATTAAGCTCATTTTcactcattttctttcttctgttTGGTTACCATGCAGTTGAGTCCCTATGAATCAAGACGCAGAGAGtgtactactactactacagcAAAGAAAACTTTCTAAAAAGGCAATGATAAGTGGACCGTTGGGGtcctaaacaaaaaaagatattgTACTGACGAATTAACCAatgtagtcttttttttttttataagcttaACCAATGTGGTCTTgattcatctttttcttctctcctcTATGAAAGTTTTGCTTActcaaaaggggaaaaaatctaCTCCTCCCTTTTGGcccattttaaaaataaaataatactaataataattaactgAAAAAATTGTTTCCTTCAAATCCCACATACTAATCCACTGGTAGTCAAATTTACTTCTGAAACATTAATAGCATCCAGTTCTATAAATTAGAGGTAAAAATTAGGGTATCTAGTCAGTtctttaaaaatacaaacattTCTCCTCTACAGTCCATGCTTGAAGGCCTACATTGATGTAGGCATTTCATTCAGAATTAACACTAAAAAGGAAGTGGGCAcaactttaaataaattttctaatttagaACTGCattgtttaaaataatataagacATTGATCTGGACAAGAattcaattccttttttttttttttaagtactggAAGTAAATCAATTTCATCCACTCATCTCCAAAAAACTTATGAACTCTTCCAACATGTGCAAGGGGTTTGAATGCTGACAATTTTTTGGGGAGGGGTACACAAATCCTACCTTCTGCAAAAGACCAGGAATCAGACTCCAGTTCCTTAACTAATAGAATTTCAAACATTTTACACCCAACTATCAGTCTCTCACCATCCTTTACATATATCATagcatgtatatatattcatatataaaaCAACCCAAAATGATGGAATAATAGCACATATGCCTCTTTAAATGAAAAAGGTTTCCTGCAGTAGAAACATATCTAAAGAACCCACATATCAAATTCTAAGCATTAATTTGACAGCATTAAAGCAAAacaatttactttttcttttgtcatGTACCACTATACCAGAAGTCAGAAACCCATTAACTACAATAAAGCACGAAGAAAGAAAAACTTCTTCAATCCCAAACAGCTGGTagttttttccttaaatttctCCGGGACTTCCAATCTCCAACCTTCTCTGAAGCATGGCAGTGTGCTTGTTCATGCTGCATCCAATACTTGCACGGGGCAGATGAATCGCAAACATAACAGTAACACTGCAATAATTCCATAGATTGAAATTTATTATAGAATGGAGACAAAGTATACATCCCATATTGCTTAAATGTTTAAATCCCATTACCAGCTTGCAGTATTGCTCATGAGGTGTTGTCTCAAAAGGGAATTTCATACAGAGATGCCTTGAATGTGGATAATCTCTGCAAGCCACCTATTTACCATCaatcaaaatgaaaacattttAGTAAAGCACATTCACAGAAAGATTTTGAGTAAAACACACGCAGCTCGTGGGCTTAAAACAACAAACACCATCCCTTAATTATATTACTTTACAAGCACACCAATCAAGGGCACTCTTGCCTACTCACTTGCACACGCACTTAGACTCACCTGCACACAACTTTGAGCCACATGGATGGCACACAAAAAACACTCTATCTTACAGTATGTTTGGATGTTTGGAAGGAGAAGAGAGTAGAGGGTAACAGGGgaaggagaggagaggaaaggggAATGGTTATCCCTTCCccttgtttgggtttttttaaaatatagatATCCCTCCCCtttgtttggatattttaaaaattaagtactTTGTTTAGATATTCCAAAAATTAAGTATGTGGAGGAGATGTGAGAGATATGGtcatataaattgacaattacaacactttttgctaattcaattgttacaagTGGAGGAGGGGAATTCGAACCATGGTTCTCCTCATAAAGGAGACCAGGCAATGCCACTAAATTACaagaaatagatataaattgacaattgaattttttttaatataagtggAACCCCTCTCCTCCCTTACAAGTGGAGGAGGGGAATTCGAACCATGGTTCTCCTCATAAAGGAGACTAGGCAATGCCACTAAATTACaagaaatagatataaattgacaattgaattttttttaatataagtggAACCCCTCCCCTCCCCCTCCAAATTCATCTGATTTAGGGAAATTAAACATGAGGGGTTTGGAGGGGTAAGATATCCCTTTCAAATCCCCTCAAACCCTTCCTCCTCCAAACATCCCAACAGGGTTTTACTCGCACCTGTGCCAGGCACTGTTGCACAAAAGATACACCTCCTTAGTGTTTAACATAGTTGTTACCTAGTCACACGATGACACCTAGAATTTCAACtcctaaaatttttatctttacataGTCTCACACACAACATCCTTCCAGCCATGATATATCACTTCTTAAAATCTTCTGTGTCGCCTTCGGGGTAGGTCTCACTGCCATCAAC is part of the Quercus robur chromosome 9, dhQueRobu3.1, whole genome shotgun sequence genome and harbors:
- the LOC126699639 gene encoding RPM1 interacting protein 13-like, producing the protein MSENELNISPFSSEKERKLVCQMKSITSSDESSYYEVGGISSSSSIGSPIRSIFCLKEKADMKRIEEIEDCFILEFDPYEPLDVFNLSTNNNLIDGHPDGANDLFVIAEKGQVALRDYPHSRHACLNFPFHTTPHENYCKMCYCYVCDSAAPCKYWTEPEPAHCHASEHVEYWEFQKNLRRGNPPLMAYGRD